One stretch of Thermanaerosceptrum fracticalcis DNA includes these proteins:
- a CDS encoding copper amine oxidase N-terminal domain-containing protein, whose product MKKHLIIAICLSLIALSFPVWAEEQLMTKLYFDNWLKNATSPLEQQINALKTTFAQLENDIRKIRTQLTTTIKVTIGQKSAVIDDKTTQLDVAPINQNGRTMVPVRFIGEAFGANFSWDDKTRKVTYTLDNLKIELYIGKTKAYVNGKSVTLDTSPIISEGRTMVPLRFVGESLGAKLEWDNDTQTATILR is encoded by the coding sequence ATGAAGAAACACTTAATCATTGCCATCTGCCTGAGCCTTATTGCGCTGAGCTTTCCAGTTTGGGCGGAAGAACAGCTGATGACCAAACTTTACTTTGATAACTGGTTGAAAAATGCCACTAGTCCTTTGGAACAGCAGATTAACGCTTTAAAAACCACCTTTGCCCAACTGGAAAACGACATTCGTAAAATAAGAACCCAGTTGACTACCACCATTAAAGTAACCATCGGGCAAAAAAGTGCGGTCATAGATGACAAGACTACTCAGTTGGATGTAGCTCCCATAAACCAAAACGGGCGTACTATGGTTCCCGTGCGCTTTATCGGTGAGGCCTTTGGTGCCAATTTTTCCTGGGATGACAAGACCCGTAAAGTTACCTATACTTTAGATAATCTAAAAATTGAACTATATATAGGAAAGACTAAAGCTTATGTCAACGGGAAAAGTGTCACTTTAGACACATCCCCCATTATCAGCGAAGGGCGCACCATGGTGCCTTTGCGTTTTGTGGGTGAATCCCTTGGCGCGAAGCTGGAATGGGACAACGACACCCAAACGGCAACCATATTGCGTTAA